A window from Kwoniella newhampshirensis strain CBS 13917 chromosome 3, whole genome shotgun sequence encodes these proteins:
- a CDS encoding isocitrate lyase, with product MSEEEEWLSPEAIQAWWSSPSQSSIHRPYSSDTVASLRDAFPENHHSNAMALKLREILERSRDDGRVNIALGEGVDGVSLRLMREAGFETAYVSAGSDVSTNDDRLDGINTSSTVPQKIQALYRGQLLHSRASRLKSSLATDVNSDNDQSSSSSQSPAPSLIPLIAAIDDPDSGHGHGHSHTGIMKLVKLFVQSGVAGLHIDDSLGRSGSGSGSGSGGASGVEETTKEGDGKNVIVPVNEYLRRLTAAKLQLDVMGSEIVSIARTDAQVATHITSTVDARDRPFILGATRPLAHDFVHCEGRSDQSEWKRQARLKTLDEAFRSFLGVGVGVGIGIGTGTDSKEIFEKFVESTKKMNTSEAYWIAKSLVPSFYWNSESPRTIEGWYPYSGGVEAAISRAVIVAPEADVLWPCSHKYREADAERFAKKVREKRPGKWMAHNLVGDFSREDGITNEETSRIPAKLASLGYVWLLVPPASLTALGLGTKELNDHLKHVSRPTIAAHHADGTSSEWWWKVMGKLADDSADAIGERL from the exons AtgtcggaagaagaagaatggcTCTCCCCGGAAGCCATCCAGGCCTGGTGGTCATCCCCATCGCAATCATCGATCCATCGGCCCTACTCATCTGACACAGTCGCTTCGCTCCGAGACGCCTTTCCCGAGAACCACCATTCGAATGCCATGGCTCTGAAGCTGCGAGAGATCTTGGAGCGAAGTCGGGACGACGGCAGGGTGAATATCGCTCTGGGAGAAGGGGTGGATGGGGTCAGTTTGCGGTTGATGAGAGAGGCGGggtttg AAACGGCCTATGTGTCAGCGGGTAGTGACGTATCGACCAATGATGACAGACTTGAtggt ATCaacacctcttccaccgtTCCTCAGAAGATCCAAGCCCTCTATCGAGGccagctcctccactctcgaGCGTCCCGACTCAAATCCTCCTTGGCCACCGACGTGAACTCCGACAACGACCagtcctcatcctcatcccaGTCGCCGGCGCCATCgctcatccctctcatcgcAGCCATCGACGATCCAGACTCGGGCCACGGACACGGTCATTCCCACACTGGGATCATGAAGCTCGTCAAGCTTTTCGTCCAGAGCGGCGTAGCAGGACTCCATATCGATGATTCGCTCGGCCGCagtggaagcggaagcggaagtggaagtggaggtgcGAGTGGTGTTGAGGagacgacgaaggagggagatgggaagaatgTGATCGTTCCTGTGAATGAGTATTTGAGGAGGTTGACGGCGGCGAAATTGCAGCTTGATGTGATGGG CTCCGAGATCGTCTCTATCGCGAGGACCGACGCCCAAGTGGCCACGCACATCACATCCACCGTCGACGCTCGAGACCGACCTTTTATCCTCGGTGCCACTCGACCCCTCGCCCACGACTTCGTCCATTGTGAAGGTCGTTCCGACCAATCcgagtggaagagacagGCCCGACTGAAGACTCTTGACGAAGCTTTCAGATCTTTTCTCGGCGTCGGCGTCGGCGTCGGCATCGGCATCGGCACCGGCACCGATTCGAAAGAGATCTTTGAGAAATTTGTGGAATCgaccaagaagatgaacaCCTCTGAAGCATATTGGATAGCGAAGAGTCTCGTCCCTTCTTTCTACTGGAATTCGGAAAGTCCAAGGACAATAGAAGGCTGGTATCCCTACTCTGGTGGGGTGGAAGCAGCTATCAGCAGAGCGGTCATCGTCGCTCCCGAGGCAGATGTGCTGTGGCCATGTTCTCACAAATATCGAGAGGCCGACGCGGAGAGGTTCGccaagaaggtgagggagaagagaccGGGTAAATGGATGGCGCATAATCTCGTTGGTGATTTCAGCagggaggatg GAATTACAAACGAAGAAACCTCGAGAATCCCGGCCAAACTCGCATCGCTGGGCTACGTCTGGCTTCTCGTCCCACCCGCCAGTCTCACAGCCTTAGGACTGGGCACGAAAGAACTGAACGACCACCTCAAACACGTCTCGAGACCAACCATCGCTGCGCATCATGCGGATGGGACTTCGTCCgaatggtggtggaaggtCATGGGTAAACTGGCAGATGATTCGGCGGATGCTATCGGTGAGAGATTGTGA